Proteins encoded by one window of Arachis ipaensis cultivar K30076 chromosome B04, Araip1.1, whole genome shotgun sequence:
- the LOC107636160 gene encoding uncharacterized protein LOC107636160 has product MHSLNIFCKASGMKVNLEKSKAFCSKNVTARRREIFTSVSSIRFALDLGRYLGVNLNHSRTSRASFHSVIEKVRGRLANWKGRLLNKAGRLCLINSVAASIPVYHMQVSFFPNWVCDKLSSMMRQFLWKGQVDGRGLSLVNWRTVITPKKFGGLGVRDPACVNISLLGKLVWQLFHCQDKPWVALLRAKYLRNEGVLDGPVPCNASHVWKSISKAFGALKDAFSWCVGSLDQSFWFDNWRIEGPIAQDVPFVHISDSDLTIRDVWKDGQWNLHEVTL; this is encoded by the coding sequence ATGCATTCTCTTAACATTTTTTGCAAGGCATCTGGCATGAAAGTGAATCTTGAAAAGTCTAAagctttttgttctaaaaatgtgACTGCTCGTAGAAGAGAGATTTTTACTAGTGTTTCTTCAATACGTTTTGCTTTGGACTTAGGAAGATATCTTGGAgttaaccttaatcattcccGTACCAGTAGGGCTTCTTTTCATTCGGTGATTGAAAAGGTGAGGGGAAGATTAGCTAATTGGAAAGGAAGGCTTCTAAATAAAGCAGGGAGACTTTGCTTGATCAATTCTGTTGCAGCATCCATTCCTGTCTATCATATGCAGGTATCTTTTTTTCCAAATTGGGTTTGCGATAAATTATCTTCTATGATGAGACAGTTCCTTTGGAAGGGTCAAGTTGATGGTAGAGGGctttctcttgttaattggaGGACCGTGATCACTCCAAAAAAATTTGGTGGCCTGGGTGTTAGAGATCCTGCGTGTGTTAATATATCTTTACTTGGTAAATTGGTGTGGCAACTTTTTCATTGTCAGGACAAGCCTTGGGTTGCTCTATTGAGGGCGAAGTATCTGAGGAATGAGGGAGTTTTAGATGGCCCTGTCCCTTGCAATGCTTCTCATGTTTGGAAGAGTATCTCAAAGGCTTTTGGTGCTCTTAAGGATGCCTTCTCTTGGTGCGTTGGGTCACTTGATCAATCTTTTTGGTTTGACAATTGGAGGATTGAGGGCCCAATTGCTCAAGatgtcccttttgtacatatatctGACTCTGATTTAACTATTAGAGACGTTTGGAAAGATGGTCAATGGAATCTCCATGAGGTGACACTGTGA